CACTTGCTCTTGCGGTGGCTTCGGCTAACGCATTTGCAAAAACGGAATTACGCATGTCTTGGTGGGGCGGGAATGAACGTCACCAAGCAACTAACGCGGCGTTAGAAAAATTCCAAGAGAAATATCCTGATATTACAGTGAAAGGTGAGTACACAGGTTGGGACGGCCACTTATCTCGATTGACAACGCAAATTGCCGGTAACACTGAGCCAGATGTGATGCAAACCAACTGGAACTGGATGCCTATCTTTTCGAAAGACGGGAACGGTTTCTATGATATGAATTCCCTGTCGAAGGAGCTAGGGGTTTCTAATTTCACCGACGCTTCGATCGAAATGAGTACTAATGCTGGTAAATTAAACGGTTTGCCTGTGAGTATGACGTCTCGAGTTTTCTATTTTAATAAAGACACTTGGGCTAAGGCGGGACTTGCTTATCCGAAAAATTGGGATGAGTTGATGCAAGCAGGCCAAGTATTTAAAGAAAAATTGGGTGAGAAATATTACCCACTCGTCATTGAAGCCCGTGATGTGTTTGCAATGAACCGTTCTTATATGATTCAAAAACACAACAAAGACATCATCGGCACTGATGGTATGTTGAAATTTGATCAAAATGAAATGAAAGAGTTCTTCCAATTGTATGCAGATCAAGTGAAGAACCATGTGTTCCCATCCACGAAAGAGTTCGCTTCATACGGTCGTGGTAACCTTTATGAAATGCGCCCTTGGATTGAAGGTGAGTTCGGTGGTGTGTACATGTGGGACTCTGCGATTGCGAAATATGCCGATAACCTAAAACCACCAATGCAACTTGAACTAGCCGATTACCCAATGGTAGACGGTGCGACGGATGCAGGTTTGCTGTCTCGCCCATCTATGCTGTTCTCAATTGGCCGTAATACTAAGCACCCAGAGGAAGCTGCAAAATTAATTAACTTCTTACTCAATGATCCTGATGGTGTTCAAGCGCTTGGGTTAAGCCGCAGTATTCCATTGAGCAAAAGTGGCCTAGATATTCTGACTAACAATGGTCAACTGGATAAATCTAGCTTGCAATACTTGGGCTATCAACAAGCTCTGAATGTTCCAACGAAGATTGTGACAACGCCATATACGGATAATGCGCAATTAATGGAATTATTCAGCGAAGAAATGCAGCACATTGATTACGGTAAATCGACACCTGAAGAAGCCGCGCAAAGTTTCTTAAGTAAAGGTAATCGTTTATTGAAAAAATTAACCCGTTAATAATGTGATTTTTATATTTACGCTTTTTACATTGTAGTTGTGATCCACATTCCCTACCTCTATACGGGGTAGGGCTTTTTTCAGAACCCTGCCAGATCTCCGATATTCAATGAATAAAAGCAGAAGAATAGGGCAAGGCGATGTTGTTCTGTTATGGAGAAACGTATTTATGGAGAATGAGCGACAAGTTGTGGTATCACCAATGCCGCTACAAGGTCATTTTACTTCTATCCAACAAGCGTTGAATTCATTCCCTGATGATGGGCAAGCCTATCAAATATTGATTAAACCTGGCGTGTATTATGAACGGGTTAATGTCACTCGCGATAATGTACACCTCATCGGCTACGGCCAAGAAAACACCATCATTACTGCTTCTTGCTATAACCAACAAATTCAACATGATGGCAGTATTCCAGGCACTTATGGCTCAAGAACCGTGTGTATAGACGCAAAGCAGTGTTCAGTCAGTCAATTAACCATCCGTAATGATTTTAAATTTTTAGAAAACCAAGCTCGACCTGAGCGTTTAAGAATTCGTCACACTCAGTCTGTTGCTTTGTTGATTGGTAATCATGCTGACTGCGTTCACTGTGAACAGGTTCAGCTTGAGAGTTATCACGATACCTTATTCATTAATGGTGGTCGTAGCTATTTTCATCGTTGCCGGATTAGTGGTGCGATTGATTTTATTTTTGGCGCAGGTCAGGCGGTATTTACCCATTGTGACATCGTGGCGCGTAACCGAACTGATGTAAAAGGCGATCATGTCTATGGTTATGTCACCGCACCCAGTTCGCCTAAACATCAACCATTAGGGTTTGTTTTTCTGCAGTGCAAATTATTAAAGGAAGCCGGTGTGCCTCAAGGCAGTTATGCGCTTGGCAGGCCGTGGCACCCAACCAGTCAGTTTTACGATGGACAATATGCTGATCCAGATGCAATCGGCCACTGCGCTTTCGTCGACTGCTTAATGCAAGATCATATTTTTGGCTGGGATAAAATGTCGGGTAAAGGTAAGGAAGGCGATGTTGTCTGGTTTTATCCGCATGAGTCCCGCTTTGAAGAATTCAATAACTTTATCATCAACGCAAACCAACAGATTGAAAATAAAAGAATACTGACTTATTCGCTTTCAGATGAACAGCATAAGAATCTGATAGAGAGAGTCAAACAATGCTTATCTCCTTGGTTTCAATCTTCATATCAATTTTAGATTTCATCTTATTTTAGGAGTTTTACATGGCACGACAATCTTCCCTTAGATTAATGACGGATTATTATCAGCACATCCTCGATCGTTTCTTAAATCAAGAGTTATATGTGCTGGCTGATGGTGCCGATACACTCAATGATAAGCCCGTTTATTGGACTTACCCAGATGGTAAGAAAGTCGTAATGAGCAACTTTGCCAGTCAACAAAATGTGCTGCGTGGATTAGTGAGTTTATCTGTAATTAGCGGTGATTCACATTGGCAGGATGTGGCACATAAAATGGCTAAGCAGTTTTTAGACAATTACACCGATGCAGAAAGTGGCTTATTTCATTGGGGTGGGCATCGTTTTATCAATCAACAAACCGGTGAAATTGAAGGGCCTGCCAGTAAAGAGCGCGTGCATGAATTAAAGCATCATTTTCCGTTTTATGAATTCTTGTACCAAGTGGATGCAGAAAAAACGACTCAGTTCTTACACGGTTTTTGGGCGGCGCATGTGTTGGATTGGCAAAAACTCGATTTAAGTCGTCATGGGCAATATGGCGTGGCGCCAGTAGAAAATGTATTTACCCATCACCAACCTCAGCCGGTGGTAGACCCAACGCAATGGCCCCAGTTACCCGAAACAGTCGGTTTAACCTTTGTGAATGCCTCAACAGATTTGATTTACGCGGCGACTTTTTATTCTAAATACAAAACCGAAGTGCACGCGGAAATGTGGGCGAAGCATTTGTACAAACAGTTTGTGTTGGCGCGTCACCCAGAAACAGGGATGCCGGTGTATCAATTTTCTTCACCGCTGCAACGCGAACCTATCCCTGATGATGACAGCCTGACTTATTCTTGGTTTGGAGACCGTGCGAAGCGTCAATTTGGCCCTGAGTTTGGTGATATTGCGCGTGAAGCGAATGTGTTGTTCCGTGATAGTTGGCCGGTGGTGGTGGATAACCCGTTGGCAATTTTAGAGTGTGCAAAGCAAACTGGTGATGAAGACATGTTGGCGTGGGCCGTAAGTGGTATTAAGGCTTATTTCAAACACGCTTGGGATATGATGGAAAATAAAATCGTCCCAATGTGGAATAGTGGCCATGACATGACGGGCTATGTGTTCCCGCGTGATGGGTATTACGGTAAGAAAGGCACAGAACTAAAGCGTCAAGATGTGGATCCTGCCTACCTATTGCCACTTATTCGAGCCTCTATTGCCAGCAAAGATATTGAGATAAGAGAGCTGACAGCCACCATGTTCGCCCGCTTTGAACTTGGCCTCATTTCACCGGATACCATGTGGCTAACGGAAGTGAATACCAACACACAGATTGCCTCTCCGTATTTGTTGTTCGCTTTGCTCGATCTGCATGAAAAGACAGGTCAAGATAAGGTATTAATGCTAGCAGATTCTATTGG
The Vibrio gangliei genome window above contains:
- a CDS encoding ABC transporter substrate-binding protein, with the protein product MNKHLITTVTTLALAVASANAFAKTELRMSWWGGNERHQATNAALEKFQEKYPDITVKGEYTGWDGHLSRLTTQIAGNTEPDVMQTNWNWMPIFSKDGNGFYDMNSLSKELGVSNFTDASIEMSTNAGKLNGLPVSMTSRVFYFNKDTWAKAGLAYPKNWDELMQAGQVFKEKLGEKYYPLVIEARDVFAMNRSYMIQKHNKDIIGTDGMLKFDQNEMKEFFQLYADQVKNHVFPSTKEFASYGRGNLYEMRPWIEGEFGGVYMWDSAIAKYADNLKPPMQLELADYPMVDGATDAGLLSRPSMLFSIGRNTKHPEEAAKLINFLLNDPDGVQALGLSRSIPLSKSGLDILTNNGQLDKSSLQYLGYQQALNVPTKIVTTPYTDNAQLMELFSEEMQHIDYGKSTPEEAAQSFLSKGNRLLKKLTR
- a CDS encoding pectinesterase family protein, whose translation is MENERQVVVSPMPLQGHFTSIQQALNSFPDDGQAYQILIKPGVYYERVNVTRDNVHLIGYGQENTIITASCYNQQIQHDGSIPGTYGSRTVCIDAKQCSVSQLTIRNDFKFLENQARPERLRIRHTQSVALLIGNHADCVHCEQVQLESYHDTLFINGGRSYFHRCRISGAIDFIFGAGQAVFTHCDIVARNRTDVKGDHVYGYVTAPSSPKHQPLGFVFLQCKLLKEAGVPQGSYALGRPWHPTSQFYDGQYADPDAIGHCAFVDCLMQDHIFGWDKMSGKGKEGDVVWFYPHESRFEEFNNFIINANQQIENKRILTYSLSDEQHKNLIERVKQCLSPWFQSSYQF
- a CDS encoding pectate lyase; translation: MARQSSLRLMTDYYQHILDRFLNQELYVLADGADTLNDKPVYWTYPDGKKVVMSNFASQQNVLRGLVSLSVISGDSHWQDVAHKMAKQFLDNYTDAESGLFHWGGHRFINQQTGEIEGPASKERVHELKHHFPFYEFLYQVDAEKTTQFLHGFWAAHVLDWQKLDLSRHGQYGVAPVENVFTHHQPQPVVDPTQWPQLPETVGLTFVNASTDLIYAATFYSKYKTEVHAEMWAKHLYKQFVLARHPETGMPVYQFSSPLQREPIPDDDSLTYSWFGDRAKRQFGPEFGDIAREANVLFRDSWPVVVDNPLAILECAKQTGDEDMLAWAVSGIKAYFKHAWDMMENKIVPMWNSGHDMTGYVFPRDGYYGKKGTELKRQDVDPAYLLPLIRASIASKDIEIRELTATMFARFELGLISPDTMWLTEVNTNTQIASPYLLFALLDLHEKTGQDKVLMLADSIGKNIIDKHFHRGYFLPSEQHRFARFDDPASFALIALEAAHQGKYADIPRHISNGGYLHGEVSLGDRIETVYDRDIIYGVTIE